A part of Cotesia glomerata isolate CgM1 linkage group LG4, MPM_Cglom_v2.3, whole genome shotgun sequence genomic DNA contains:
- the LOC123263717 gene encoding uncharacterized protein LOC123263717, translating into MPNNEECAESKEAKIGNVVVKNNTSSKKKSKDMLKNIKKEHKSKPKKLLKRKEETVSKPVTLVVPVKKPRITETPFANTDGSQNDKLPLKLDDVPPELADTVLIPDIDLRHLNTQLGAGKCDQTSPMSNKVLSTGKLKHEKRKEDNLKTDNAKKVASTSHVGKLAHEIQFMKNELKKREVFEKNILEQMSKLIATSEQNKKMLQSITDNWNEFRETPSDKSSKALEEKTGVPSVGFHRKADKTIHIGEGIYIPKATYDAAKLKAKTGSQFVKKMLIPIFSPQELLDSSVGGGKSNRYKKETQKPPLDPTRLLAVKSIYQYYLESLNKTSAEVQVELKKTKDYISSKISDMRKPPVSKKSLKKNEEFDYDQLEEELEDDGIEVSQSSDEEADDLREKEDQEESDIEDAEKPEFAESDGESDRNILDATGNESEHSATEET; encoded by the exons ATGCCAAACAATGAAGAATGTGCTGAATCTAAAGAGGCGAAAATTGGGAACGttgttgttaaaaataatacatcaTCTAAAAAG aaatctaAGGATATGTTGAAGAACATAAAAAAGGAACATAAA AGTAAACCGAAAAAACTGTTAAAGAGGAAAGAGGAAACAGTCTCAAAACCT GTAACTCTTGTAGTACCAGTCAAAAAACCCAGAATTACTGAAACACCATTTGCAAATACAGATGGATCTCAGAATGACAAATTACCACTCAAGCTAGATGATGTTCCTCCAG AATTAGCTGACACGGTTTTAATTCCTGACATTGACTTGAGACATTTGAATACACAATTAGGAGCCGGAAAATGCGATCAAACGTCACCGATGTCCAATAAAG TCTTGTCTACCGGAAAATTGAAACATGAAAAACGGAAAGAAGATAA tcTGAAAACGGATAATGCTAAGAAAGTAGCTTCAACAAGTCATGTAGGCAAATTAGCACATGAGATTCAATTCATGAAAAATGAGTTAAAGAAAAGAGaagtatttgaaaaaaatatactggAGCAGATGTCTAAGCTAATAGCAACTTCGGAGCAGAACAAGAAAATGCTTCAATCGATAACAGACAACTGGAATGAATTTCGGg AAACTCCGTCAGATAAAAGCTCCAAAGCGCTCGAAGAGAAAACCGGTGTTCCTAGCGTTGGTTTTCACAGAAAAGCTGATAAGACA ATTCACATTGGTGAAGGAATATATATTCCTAAGGCTACTTATGACGCAGCAAAATTAAAAGCCAAGACAGGATCTCAATTTGTGAAGAAAATGTTGATTCCGATTTTTTCCCCTCAGGAATTATTAGATTCCAGTGTAGGTGGGGGTAAATCAAATCGGTACAAGAAAGAGACGCAAAAACCACCTTTAGATCCGACCCGGTTGTTGGCAGTAAAAA GTATTTACCAATACTATTTGGAGTCACTGAATAAAACTTCTGCAGAAGTTCAagtagagttaaaaaaaactaaagacTACATAAGTAGCAAGATAAGCGATATGAGAAAACCTCCGGTATCAAAA aaatctctaaaaaaaaacgaagagTTTGATTACGACCAACTTGAAGAAGAACTGGAGGATGATGGTATAGAAGTTTCACAATCAAGCGATGAAGAAGCTGATGATTTAAGAGAAAAGGAAGATCAAGAAGAATCTGACATCGAAGATGCTGAGAAGCCGGAGTTTGCGGAAAGTGATGGAGAAAGTGATCGAAATATCTTAGATGCTACCGGAAACGAATCAGAACACTCTGCGACTGAGGAGACATAA